One Falco cherrug isolate bFalChe1 chromosome 11, bFalChe1.pri, whole genome shotgun sequence DNA window includes the following coding sequences:
- the BOK gene encoding bcl-2-related ovarian killer protein isoform X2 — translation MEVLRRSSVFAAEVMEVFDRSPTDKELVSQAKALCRDYINSRLIRAGVSWSKPEYNAPVPGGKLAEVSTILLRLGDELEYIRPNVYRNIARQLNISLHSETVVMDAFLAVAAQIFTAGITWGKVVSLYAVAAGLAVDCVRHAQPAMVHTIVDCLGEFVRKTLVTWLKRRGGWTSQNVW, via the exons ATGGAAGTGCTACGCCGTTCCTCAGTCTTTGCTGCAGAGGTGATGGAGGTTTTTGACAGGTCTCCCACTGACAAGGAGCTTGTGTCCCAAGCCAAGGCTCTCTGCAGAGACTACATAAATTCAAGGCTAATTCGAGCAGGTGTCAGCTGGAGCAAACCCGAATACAATGCACCAGTACCTGGCGGTAAGCTGGCCGAGGTGTCCACCATACTGCTGCGACTAG GGGATGAGCTGGAATATATTCGCCCCAACGTCTACCGGAATATTGCCCGCCAATTGAACATCTCACTGCACTCAGAGACGGTGGTGATGGATGCCTTCCTGGCAGTAGCTGCGCAGATTTTCACTGCAG GCATAACATGGGGCAAGGTAGTGTCCCTTTATGctgtggcagctgggctggcagtggACTGTGTACGGCATGCACAGCCAGCCATGGTTCACACCATCGTAGACTGCCTGGGAGAGTTTGTCCGCAAGACCTTGGTGACATGGCTgaaaagaagaggaggctgG ACATCACAAAATGTGTGGTGA
- the BOK gene encoding bcl-2-related ovarian killer protein isoform X1 produces the protein MEVLRRSSVFAAEVMEVFDRSPTDKELVSQAKALCRDYINSRLIRAGVSWSKPEYNAPVPGGKLAEVSTILLRLGDELEYIRPNVYRNIARQLNISLHSETVVMDAFLAVAAQIFTAGITWGKVVSLYAVAAGLAVDCVRHAQPAMVHTIVDCLGEFVRKTLVTWLKRRGGWADITKCVVNTDPSLRSHWLVAAVCSFGHFLKAIFFVLLPER, from the exons ATGGAAGTGCTACGCCGTTCCTCAGTCTTTGCTGCAGAGGTGATGGAGGTTTTTGACAGGTCTCCCACTGACAAGGAGCTTGTGTCCCAAGCCAAGGCTCTCTGCAGAGACTACATAAATTCAAGGCTAATTCGAGCAGGTGTCAGCTGGAGCAAACCCGAATACAATGCACCAGTACCTGGCGGTAAGCTGGCCGAGGTGTCCACCATACTGCTGCGACTAG GGGATGAGCTGGAATATATTCGCCCCAACGTCTACCGGAATATTGCCCGCCAATTGAACATCTCACTGCACTCAGAGACGGTGGTGATGGATGCCTTCCTGGCAGTAGCTGCGCAGATTTTCACTGCAG GCATAACATGGGGCAAGGTAGTGTCCCTTTATGctgtggcagctgggctggcagtggACTGTGTACGGCATGCACAGCCAGCCATGGTTCACACCATCGTAGACTGCCTGGGAGAGTTTGTCCGCAAGACCTTGGTGACATGGCTgaaaagaagaggaggctgG GCAGACATCACAAAATGTGTGGTGAATACTGACCCCAGCCTTCGCTCCCACTGGCTCGTGGCTGCTGTTTGCAGCTTTGGTCACTTCCTCAAGGCTATCTTCTTTGTCCTGCTGCCTGAGAGATGA